CCCAGGCCCTCGACGAGGCCGACCCCGTCAAGGGTCAGTACACCCTCGAGGTCTCCACCCCCGGAGCCGAGCGGGAGCTGACCACCCTGCGTCACTTCCGGCGTGCCGTTGGTCATAGTGCCCGGGTGCGCACGGCCGACGACGAGCTCACCGGCGTCGTCACCGCGGCCGAGGAGGACGACGAGGCCAGTGACCACAACGGTGGCATGGTCGGGATCGAGGTCGACGGCGTCGAGCGCCGCATCGCGTTGGGGGACATCACCGAGGCGAGGATGGTGCTGGCCGGGCTCTAGAACCGGGCAACAGGCCGAAGATCCATCAGATGCTCCCCGCGGATAGTCACCGGGAATAATGTGTGTCCTGATAACTGATAGGTTGACGTGCCGGCCCGGACAGACGTGATGGACCATCCGACCCGTCACGGGCTACCGTCAACGGGAGCCCAGTGCAGACCCGCTCAGCGGACCAGAGAGGACCCAAGGACCCATGGACATCAATATGCCGGAGCTGCGAGGCGCTGCCGACGAGCTCGGTATTGACCTGGACAACCTGCTGCCCGCTATCGAGGACGCCATCCTGGGGGCCTACTCCAAGGTGCCCGGGGCCATCCGTGGTGCCCACGTCGAGATTGACCGTCGCACCGGGCACATGAGCGTCCTGGCCCCGGAGGTCGACGAGGAGGACCAGCCCACGGGGGAGTACTTCGACGACACCCCCGATGACTTCGGTCGCATCGCCCAGGCCACTGCCCGCAGCGTCATCGTCCAGCGCATCCAGGACCGCCGCGACTTCGAGGTCCTGGGCGCCTTCAAGGACAAGACCGGCGAGCTGATCTCCGGCACCGTCGAGCAGGGGCGCGACCCCCGCATCGTCTACGTGCGCCTGGACGAGGAGCACGAGGGCATCATGCCTCCCCATGAGCAGGTCCCCGGCGAGCGCTACCGCCATGGCGATCGTGTGCGCGCCTACGTCACCGACGTCTCGCGCGGCACCCGCGGGGCTCAGATCATCCTGTCGCGCACCCACCC
This region of Actinomyces oris genomic DNA includes:
- the rimP gene encoding ribosome maturation factor RimP, with protein sequence MAASDQRKDPRQRADALARSLADLLSPIVNDAGLHLESVETTRAGKYSVVRVFVDLLDGPGDLDLDALGPVTAAISQALDEADPVKGQYTLEVSTPGAERELTTLRHFRRAVGHSARVRTADDELTGVVTAAEEDDEASDHNGGMVGIEVDGVERRIALGDITEARMVLAGL
- the nusA gene encoding transcription termination factor NusA codes for the protein MDINMPELRGAADELGIDLDNLLPAIEDAILGAYSKVPGAIRGAHVEIDRRTGHMSVLAPEVDEEDQPTGEYFDDTPDDFGRIAQATARSVIVQRIQDRRDFEVLGAFKDKTGELISGTVEQGRDPRIVYVRLDEEHEGIMPPHEQVPGERYRHGDRVRAYVTDVSRGTRGAQIILSRTHPGLVRKLFEREVPELSSGDVEIVSVAREAGHRTKMAVRSKVRGVNAKGACIGPMGQRVRAVMTELGGEKIDIVDYSEDPARFIANALSPARVAAVGVIDAEERTARAIVPDFQLSLAIGKEGQNARLAARLTGWKIDIHADAESGEITPGQGSQSDDVTGPSELGD